GGACACAATTGAAAATTATTCGTAAACAAGAGCCGACTCTTTGTAAGCCGGCTCTTGTTAATGCACGTGTGGATCACGAAGAAGATGAGCATATTTTGGATTGGTTGCCACAAATTCATGGAGTCGTGGACCATAGTTTTCAATCCATTGTCTAACTACTTTTTCCGTCATTTCGCTTCCTTTATACGAACGACCAGCTTTCGCGTACGTTGTTTCAAAATCTTCCCAAAGCAGTTCAACAAGCGTGCGAGCTTTTTCATACGTAAGTTGTTGATTTTTTTCAAGTAAAATTGCTGTTAAACGCTCATAATATTCTTCCATCATCATCTGTGTTCGCTCCTTTCCAATAAATATTGCTCATAGGTGTTATGGTTCCGTTCATACTATTAATACGTGAAAAGATGATTGATTCATTGGTGGTCTTTTCACGGTTTTGTCATCCTTTTAACCATGGAGGGGCTTATGCGAAACAAAGCAAAAAAGTTTCCTAACAAAGATGTAAATCGCTTTGAAGGCGAACCACAAGCAAAAGAAGCCTTTGCTTCAAGACGGGCGAATGGCACGATTAATACCCATCCTCAGGAGCGTATGCACGCATCTGGACAACGTGCAGAAGAACCGTATCCTGAAGAAGGATAAAGGAGACATTCACATGGCAAAAAGAACCGGACAATTTTCTCCCGATCATTACATCAGTCCGTTCAACCGTGGCTGGTATAACACAAAACACGCCCATCACCAAGTTAATGGGGAAACGAGTTTGACACAATCCTTAATTATTTTAGAAAATGAAACTCGGAAACGCTCATAAGAAGGAAAGGGCCTGACGTCATGTCAGCCCTTTTTTCTTTATTTATTTAATTTTTTCAAAAGAGAAATTGGAAGCCCCTCTTCTTGTCCATCTCCGTTTAATCGATAGCCCCATGCAAAAACACCATTTAAATATTCGACTTTAAAGTAACTTCCAGGGTCACCTTCAATGGCATAAATTTCGCCTGGTTGAAAATCATTTGGATCTAACAAATACGCTTGAGCCATTGCCGCTTTTCTTTCTAAAACGGCAAATTCATTTACCATTCCCAGTTGTTCTGCTTTGCGAGCTTTTTCTTTCAATCGAGCAATTTCTTGTTTTAATTCGTATTCAGTCATTTCACTGTATCTTTTTTCTTGTATCATTGTTCCCACCACCTTATCATGTACAGTATAGAAAAAAATGTATCTTCAGAAAAGAACTTTTGTTTGGAAAAGGATACAACGGAAAGGATGACTTGTATGAAAACGGCATTGATTACGGGAGCAGGCACTGGTTTAGGGAAAGAACTCGCTTTATTGTTAAGTGAAAAAGGATATTTTATTTATGCTTGTGGTCGTAACAAAGAAACATTAAATGAAACGATTCGTGAAATCACAGAACATGGCGGTCAAGGAGAAGCGCTCACATTGGACGTTCGTTCGTTCGAAGATGTGTCTTCAAAGATTGCAGGACTTTCACGTCCAATCGATCTATTGGTCAATAATGCTGGTGTCGGCTTCTTCGGCCCATTTTTACAAAGCACCTACGATGAAATGAACCAAATGTTTACGACCAATGTGTATGGACCAATCTTTTTAACAAAAGCTGTGTTACCATCGATGCGTGAACGGAACAATGGTGTTGTTCTTAACATTATTTCCACAGCTGGCTTACGCGGAAAGAAAAATGAAGCCTTATACGTGGCGAGTAAATTCGCCTTACGTGGGTTTACCGAAAGCTTACAAAAAGAATATGAAGGAACAGGCATCCGCTTTGTGGCAGCGTATATGGGTGGCATGAACACTCCATTCTGGGACGATTCTGATCATATTTCTGATAAAAGCCGGTTACGTTCGCCTAAAGAAGTAGCTGAGTTCATCGTCCAACGGTTTGAAACCGAGTCTGAAATTGTTATTGAATCCAAAAAGTAAAAGCAGTAAGGGGCTGAGTGGACAGCCCCTTTTTTGTTCTTGTTATTTAACGGACGATTATAAGAGTGTTTTACTCATCCTAAGCTTTTCCAATCATTCCTCTTCCTGACGATAAGATAAATACCGCTCGATCCATTCCATGGAGAATCCTTTTCGATACAGGGCTTGTTTCATTTTTTGCTCGTACACGTATCCATCGTATTTGGAATACCTTCGGTGGGCTTTGTCCCCTTCTTTTTTTACCGCTTCCCACTCTTCTTCCTCGCTTTTTTCAATGACCAGTTCGGATAAGACATCACGCACAATCGAACTTGGATATCCTTTTCGAAGCAGCGCTTCTTCTACCTTCCGATGAATCATCAGTTCCGATAAAGAGGCATGTTTTTGAGCCCATTTTTCCGCTAATTTCATCGCACGCTCCCATTCTTCTGCAGAATCAATGGTAGCCATTGTTCGTTCAATGATGCTTTCAGCGATTCCTTTTTCCCGCAGCTCTCGTTGAATCCGCTCTGTTCCTTTATCCGTTGTATTCCATTGCGTTTGAACGAATGCTTGAGCAAATTGTTCATCATTGACATATTGATATTCCCGAAGTTTGTGCATCACTTCTTGAATAATCGTGTCGTCCCACTCTTTTTTCTTTAAGTGGTCCATGACTTCTTTTTCCGATCGCATGCGATGAGCTAAAAATTGAACCGCCGCATTTACCCCTTTACGGATCTCATCATGATAGCGAATTTCGGTCAGGTCGAGCTCATTTAACTCTTTTCCCTTTTTCAATCCATAGCGTGCAAGTACCTCTTCATCCACACTAAAGGCGTATTGTCCATCTAAATAAATGTTGTACCTTTCCTTATTTTGTTGCTGTACGGAAATTTTCGTAATAACAGGCATCATCCGTCCTCCTTTTGTATAAAAATTGTAGAATGTTTTATTTGATAAGAAAAGGGAAAAGACACGTTCAGCCCGAAAAGAAAAAAGGAGGAGGTCGTTGACAGTGAACATTGCCATTACAGGAGGAACCGGATTTATCGGGAAAGCAGTCGCTAAACTTTTATTAAGTGCAGGGCATCATGTATATATTTTAACGCGGCACATACCAACCCAACTACCTGTGAAAAATGCAACTTACGTTGAATGGTTACGCGAAGGAAGCCATCCTGAAAACGAACTTCCTGTGATTGATGCGTTTATCCATTTAGCAGGTGAATCGATCAATAGCGGTCGTTGGACGGATGAACAAAAAAAGCGAATTTTGAATAGTCGTATTCATTCCACGCAAGAAGTTCGTCGCATCATTGAGTCGATGCCGAAAAAACCTTGGGGCGTCATCCAAGCGAGTGCCATCGGTTTTTACCCACCCTCTGATTCCAAGACGTATACGGAAACACACGCTGAGCCTGGGAATCACTTTTTAGCCAAAACCGTTCAACTATGGGAACAAGAAGGACGAAAAATAGCTGACTTGAACATACGCACCGTCTTTGCCCGTTTTGGTGTTTTACTTGGAAAAAATGAAGGAGCGCTTCCTCGAATAGCCCTCCCTTACAAAATGTTTATCGGTGGAAAAGTTGGTTCAGGAACGCAATGGATGTCATGGATTCACATTGAAGACGCCGCTCGAGCGATTGCGTTCGTCCTTCAACACGAAGACATCCAAGGACCTGTGAATTTCACCGCCCCGCATCCTGTTCGCATGGACGAATTTGGTCGGACGTTAGCCACTGTTTTAAAACGACCTCATTGGTTACCAGCACCAGCTTTCGCCTTAAAACTCGTTCTCGGTGAAATGAGCGACCTCGTCCTTACTGGACAAAAAGTAATACCGAACACGTTAGTTTCGCATGGATTTACGTTTAAGTACCCTTCCCTAAAAGAAGCATTAGAAGACATTTATCATGAGAAAAAATCGGCACAGTCCGTCAGTTAGAAACAGGTGGACGAACAAAGGGAATATAAAACGATTACGATTCCGACAGAAGGCTTTTGGGCAGAAAAATACACGAAAATGAAAGAACTGCTGAATCATTATGGCGCTGAAGGTTGGGATTAATTTTAACACCCATCAAGGACAAGAGAAGTGATTGCCGGCTTTAAAAGAAGAAAAAGGGGACTAGCTATCCACTATTTTCCCTCTTTCTGCATAATTCCTCCTATACAGGGAAAAATAAGAATAACTTTGTGGAAAGGATGTGGGTGAATGGTGGAAAAGAAAAAACGGGACAAAAAGAGACGAGAATTATCCAGTGCACAAGAAGTAACCTATCGCCATGAATTCAAAATGGCAGACCGGGCGGGTGGATATAAGCGGCCTACCTTACCGTAAAATTTTCCAACATAAGTCGTCAAAATTCGCTCATCCTATAAGTACGGAAATCCGCTTCCGTACTTTTTTCATTTTCACTTTGAAAGGAGAGCCATGTCATGGGACGAGGTCGTAGTAAAAATTCCCTTTCACAAGTTCCGAAAAATCAAAAATCAGACGGATATGATGTCGAATTTTCACAAGAATTAGCCGACCAAGAAGATTTAGAAGCACAAGCACGGGCGAATGCGGCTAATCAACGTGTTCAACTAAATAAGCAAAATAGGTAATATCTTCTAAATTGTGAATAAATTATCCACAATTATGTGGATAATGTTAATAACATTGCGAATTATTTGATAATTACAGTGTTTTTATCCACAATCGTTGTCACAAATTGTGGAAAATTTAAACACTTCATTTGCATAACAAAAGCGTGGCCTTTATGGTCACGCTTTTTCCTGTTGATTTTAAAATTTGGCTGTCATTGTTTATGTTTAGCAAGTTATTCACACGGCGGCGACTTCAGCGGGAACAAGAACCGAAGCAAGCCCCTGGAATCGAGCGTAGCGAAGGAAGCGGCTTGCCCGTGGAAAGCGTCCGCCACAAGCGAAATGTTTAACAGACATTCATGCCAATTGCCATTGGCACATCGATGAATGAAATAACAGTAAAAGTTATCCACAGTTATTTTAGGGAAGAGCCTAAATTTTAAATAATATTCTGATCATTAAATAATAAAATAATATAATAATCACTACTCTTTGGAAAGGATGATTTTATTATGAAAAAAATATTCAAAGGAGCAGCTATTGCCTTTATTAGTTTTTTAACTGTTTATCTCCTTCTGTTTGACTTAAGTAGTGATACCGTGGCCGTCATTCCGTTTCTTATATGGATCATTTACCTTACTTGTTTCATTCTTGAACTACTCATTCAATATGTGGAATGGAAATATGATGGAGTCGATGCTACTTGGATTTCAGTTGTCGTGGTCATGTTTCTAATTACTACTCCTTCTTTCAGCAACTTCTATTTCCTCTCGGCTATCTTCGTTGGAGCATTGGCTTATTACTTCGGAAGAAAATTAAAAGACCATCCAGTGACCTACGTAATCTCTAGTTTACCAGCAGTTATCTTTTTAGCAGTGATTATACATGCTCAATTGGCGTAGTTGGTTTGTAGAACTATAGTTCGTGCTCCTTTTCACGTGTTTTAACCTATGAGCCAGATTATGTCTTCTATGTTTTATTTTCTGTACTCTATGGGCCTTTTTGTATGCTTTATGTGCCAAATCCTATTTCCAAAGGACCAACTTTCCCCCACAGAGTCAAACATCAACTAAGAACACAATATATTATGAAACTTCACAGCCCTTTAGAACATATTTAACAATAAGTATTATTCTTTTGGGAGATTCAAATGAAAAAAGTACTCATACCGTACATGCCGTAATATCGTTATTCAAACCCAATATTGAGAATTACAATTCAACAGTTCGAAATCTTGAGGTCATACAATCATTATTTTTGACACAAAGGGGATTTTTTCTCATAAACGTGGGTTTTTTCCTATAAGATTTAGATATTTTCTCATAAAAGTTAGGATTTTTCCCATAAAAGTTCAATTTTTTCTCATAAATTTTGGATTTTTTCTCATATTTAATGTGTTTTGCTCAAATTAATTAAATTATTCCCTTAAAAAAGGATAGTGGAACAAGAACCAATTATTTCGTTGGCCAAAAGATACACACCGAAAGTGAGGGATCCATCATAAAGAATAAGGATCAAACGTTTGGCAATAAACCAAGCGTTTGATCCTTCTAGCTCATAATCATTTGGAGTTCCACTAAATCCATCCGTTCTTTTCAGCCACCGTTATAGCTTCAATCCGGTTTTTTACCTCAAGTTTTGCCAAAATTTCTGACATATAATTGCGTACCGTTCCTGGAGACAAATACAAAGTGGCGGCGATTTCTTTCGTAGTTTTTCCTTCTTTCACGAGTCGAAGCACATCCTGTTCCCGATTGGTTAATGGGTTTTCCGTTTGAACAAATCCAAAGGCAAGTTCTGGGGATACTTCTTTTTTTCCGGTCATAATGTTACGAATGGCATCAGCTAATTTTTCGACGGGACTATCTTTTAACACATATCCGTGGACACCCGCACGGACCGCTCGCTCAAAATAGCCTGGACGAGCAAACGTCGTTAAAATCAAGACTTTACAAGGGAGCCGTTCGTTCTTAATGGTCTCGGCCACTTCCAAACCGGACTTGACCGGCATTTCAATGTCGAGTAAACAAACATCTGGTTGAAGTTGACGAATGAGTGACAATGCTTCTTCCCCATTCGCTGCTTCCCCAACGACCGTGATATCTTCTTCTAAGTTCAAAAGATTCCCTAAAGCACCGCGAAGCATCCGCTGATCTTCCGCAATCACAATGCGAATCATGTTCCCCTCTCGCTCTCCCTTCTTAACATCTTGGAGAGTGATTTTTTCTACACCGGCTCTTGTCGTTTTCTACGTATATATACTGATAGTATCATAAAAACAACAAAATATACCATTAAAATCATAATGGTTTCCCAAGATATCGATTGCCCATTAATCAAATTCCATGCCCCTTCTCCCGCACGATAAGAGGGGAGCCATTTTGAAATTTGTTGTAAAAATTCTGGAAGCTGATTTACCGGCATCCATAACCCGCCGACAATGGCCAGCCCAAAGAGAAGAATGTTCGACAACGCTGTTGCTGTTTCCACTTTGTTTAAGCTGCCAACAATCGCTCCTAAGGCCATAAATGGAATAGATGCTAACACAATCCAAACCATACACATTACCCATTGACTTATAGATAATTGCACATCATTAACCACATATCCGAAAAGAAAAATAAGAATCACTGACACCAAATTAATAAGCAGTTGTGCCATCATTTTCGCCAAAAAATAAAACGCTTCTTTTAATGGAGTAAGCCGAATCATTTTTGACCAACCCAATTTATTCTCATAAACAAACGTAATTCCTAACGAGCACACCGATGAACTAATAAGACTAAATAAAGCCATTGACATCAAATAGTGGGCTTCCCACTCTTCACGAAATGGAAGATCACGATTAACTAAATTGGTAAATATATAATAAAACATGATTGGCATAAACAATGAAAAAAAGAGAAACATCCGATTACGAAACGTTTTCAGAAACTCCACTTTGCACTGCATCCAAAGCGCGTGCATCCACCATTTCCCCTTTCGTTAAATCATCAAATAAATCGTTTAAGCTTCCCTTATCCACAAAAACATCGGATATTGGCAAATCTCGTAAAAATAACTCCCGTAACAAGGCATCCGAATCATTTGTATAAAGCGTTACACGATCCCCATCTTTCATGACGTTCTCTACATATGGAAAATCTGAAAACATCGCTACTTCTTCTTGTTTCCACGTAAATGTTACCGCCCTTTTCATAAATGTTTGTTGAATGTATGTTAACGGACCTTCTGACACCTTTTTTCCTTTATGAATGACGACAATTCGATCGGCCACTGCCTCTGCTTCTTCTAAATAATGCGTCGTAAATAAAATGGTTTTACCTGATCGCTTCATCGATTGAATTTTTTCCCAAAACAGCTTTCTTGAAGTAACGTCCATGCCGACAGTCGGTTCGTCTAAAAAAATCAAATCGGGATTTCCGGCCATCGCTAACGCAAAAGCTAGTCGCCGTTTTTGACCACCTGATAATTTTTGAGCCATCGTGTTAGCCTGATTTTCTAACAGGACCATTTGAAGCAGTTCTTGGTGAGAAAAAGGATGCGGATAGTAGCTGCGGAATAAATCAATGAGTTCTTTTACTTTTACATCATCGGGAATAATTGAATGTTGCAGC
The Bacillus sp. (in: firmicutes) genome window above contains:
- a CDS encoding YfhJ family protein: MEEYYERLTAILLEKNQQLTYEKARTLVELLWEDFETTYAKAGRSYKGSEMTEKVVRQWIENYGPRLHEFVATNPKYAHLLRDPHVH
- a CDS encoding small, acid-soluble spore protein K, with the translated sequence MRNKAKKFPNKDVNRFEGEPQAKEAFASRRANGTINTHPQERMHASGQRAEEPYPEEG
- a CDS encoding YpzG family protein is translated as MAKRTGQFSPDHYISPFNRGWYNTKHAHHQVNGETSLTQSLIILENETRKRS
- a CDS encoding YfhH family protein, with protein sequence MIQEKRYSEMTEYELKQEIARLKEKARKAEQLGMVNEFAVLERKAAMAQAYLLDPNDFQPGEIYAIEGDPGSYFKVEYLNGVFAWGYRLNGDGQEEGLPISLLKKLNK
- a CDS encoding SDR family oxidoreductase — protein: MKTALITGAGTGLGKELALLLSEKGYFIYACGRNKETLNETIREITEHGGQGEALTLDVRSFEDVSSKIAGLSRPIDLLVNNAGVGFFGPFLQSTYDEMNQMFTTNVYGPIFLTKAVLPSMRERNNGVVLNIISTAGLRGKKNEALYVASKFALRGFTESLQKEYEGTGIRFVAAYMGGMNTPFWDDSDHISDKSRLRSPKEVAEFIVQRFETESEIVIESKK
- the recX gene encoding recombination regulator RecX — protein: MPVITKISVQQQNKERYNIYLDGQYAFSVDEEVLARYGLKKGKELNELDLTEIRYHDEIRKGVNAAVQFLAHRMRSEKEVMDHLKKKEWDDTIIQEVMHKLREYQYVNDEQFAQAFVQTQWNTTDKGTERIQRELREKGIAESIIERTMATIDSAEEWERAMKLAEKWAQKHASLSELMIHRKVEEALLRKGYPSSIVRDVLSELVIEKSEEEEWEAVKKEGDKAHRRYSKYDGYVYEQKMKQALYRKGFSMEWIERYLSYRQEEE
- a CDS encoding TIGR01777 family protein, with the translated sequence MNIAITGGTGFIGKAVAKLLLSAGHHVYILTRHIPTQLPVKNATYVEWLREGSHPENELPVIDAFIHLAGESINSGRWTDEQKKRILNSRIHSTQEVRRIIESMPKKPWGVIQASAIGFYPPSDSKTYTETHAEPGNHFLAKTVQLWEQEGRKIADLNIRTVFARFGVLLGKNEGALPRIALPYKMFIGGKVGSGTQWMSWIHIEDAARAIAFVLQHEDIQGPVNFTAPHPVRMDEFGRTLATVLKRPHWLPAPAFALKLVLGEMSDLVLTGQKVIPNTLVSHGFTFKYPSLKEALEDIYHEKKSAQSVS
- a CDS encoding DUF4177 domain-containing protein, translating into MDEQREYKTITIPTEGFWAEKYTKMKELLNHYGAEGWD
- a CDS encoding YfhE family protein, with protein sequence MVEKKKRDKKRRELSSAQEVTYRHEFKMADRAGGYKRPTLP
- a CDS encoding YfhD family protein, which translates into the protein MGRGRSKNSLSQVPKNQKSDGYDVEFSQELADQEDLEAQARANAANQRVQLNKQNR
- a CDS encoding response regulator transcription factor; this encodes MIRIVIAEDQRMLRGALGNLLNLEEDITVVGEAANGEEALSLIRQLQPDVCLLDIEMPVKSGLEVAETIKNERLPCKVLILTTFARPGYFERAVRAGVHGYVLKDSPVEKLADAIRNIMTGKKEVSPELAFGFVQTENPLTNREQDVLRLVKEGKTTKEIAATLYLSPGTVRNYMSEILAKLEVKNRIEAITVAEKNGWI
- a CDS encoding ABC transporter permease, which gives rise to MHALWMQCKVEFLKTFRNRMFLFFSLFMPIMFYYIFTNLVNRDLPFREEWEAHYLMSMALFSLISSSVCSLGITFVYENKLGWSKMIRLTPLKEAFYFLAKMMAQLLINLVSVILIFLFGYVVNDVQLSISQWVMCMVWIVLASIPFMALGAIVGSLNKVETATALSNILLFGLAIVGGLWMPVNQLPEFLQQISKWLPSYRAGEGAWNLINGQSISWETIMILMVYFVVFMILSVYIRRKRQEPV
- a CDS encoding ABC transporter ATP-binding protein — translated: METVIQIKEVSKMFRDLKAVDRVSLMIDRGETVAILGPNGAGKTTLISIMLGILNPTSGEVQLFGKKPNQVRNRIGVMLQHSIIPDDVKVKELIDLFRSYYPHPFSHQELLQMVLLENQANTMAQKLSGGQKRRLAFALAMAGNPDLIFLDEPTVGMDVTSRKLFWEKIQSMKRSGKTILFTTHYLEEAEAVADRIVVIHKGKKVSEGPLTYIQQTFMKRAVTFTWKQEEVAMFSDFPYVENVMKDGDRVTLYTNDSDALLRELFLRDLPISDVFVDKGSLNDLFDDLTKGEMVDARALDAVQSGVSENVS